A genome region from Myroides fluvii includes the following:
- a CDS encoding DUF3408 domain-containing protein: MKEEFKKKRAIDEEAMMALMVDGLRPNGFTEAELNAPGIRDEEEDTVDEPKKKRRVKKEQNSTKECDSTNYEEVFFKDVKSTARHGKSVYIDTGHHKVLSRIVQVIAEDKLTIYAYLYNLLEHHFNEFEQQITTSFNEKNKPIF, from the coding sequence ATGAAAGAAGAATTTAAAAAGAAACGTGCTATTGACGAAGAAGCTATGATGGCACTAATGGTTGATGGACTAAGACCTAATGGATTTACAGAGGCTGAACTCAATGCTCCTGGTATAAGAGATGAAGAGGAAGATACTGTGGATGAACCAAAGAAAAAAAGACGTGTAAAAAAAGAACAGAACTCTACTAAAGAATGCGATTCAACAAATTATGAAGAAGTCTTTTTTAAAGATGTCAAAAGCACAGCACGTCATGGGAAATCGGTGTATATAGATACTGGGCATCATAAGGTACTTTCTCGTATTGTTCAGGTCATCGCAGAAGATAAACTTACTATCTATGCTTATTTATATAATCTATTAGAACATCATTTCAATGAGTTCGAACAACAGATAACCACAAGCTTTAATGAAAAGAACAAACCTATTTTTTAA
- a CDS encoding JAB domain-containing protein yields METKVLNKEWLIASEVELIYKSKVKASQRPQITSSYSAYQIALKAWDGNKIELLEQFKVLMLSNNNKVLGVLEVSSGGITGTIVDLRIIFSALLKANAVGFLLIHNHPSGKLAPSDADRQITRKIKEASKILDINLLDHLIITVESYYSFADEGIL; encoded by the coding sequence ATGGAAACTAAAGTTTTAAACAAAGAATGGCTTATCGCCTCAGAAGTAGAATTAATTTACAAATCAAAAGTAAAGGCTTCACAGAGACCTCAGATTACATCTTCTTACAGTGCTTATCAAATAGCATTAAAAGCGTGGGATGGTAATAAGATTGAATTATTAGAACAGTTTAAAGTCCTTATGCTTTCAAACAACAATAAAGTACTTGGAGTATTAGAAGTTTCCTCAGGAGGAATAACAGGTACAATAGTAGATTTGAGAATCATTTTTTCCGCTCTTTTAAAAGCGAACGCTGTGGGATTTTTGCTTATACACAACCATCCGTCAGGGAAATTAGCTCCAAGTGATGCTGATAGACAAATTACAAGAAAGATTAAAGAAGCAAGTAAAATACTTGATATTAATCTTTTAGATCATTTAATTATAACAGTAGAGAGTTACTACTCTTTTGCAGATGAAGGCATCTTATAA